The nucleotide sequence GCGCCTCCCACCACCCGGAGCTGCTGATCGCCGCCGCCGGGATGCAGACCCGCGGCATCCGCATCGGCTCGGGTGCGGTGCTGATGAACCACTACAGCCCGTTCAAGGTGGCCGAGATGTTCGCCCAGCTGGCGGCGATGTTCCCCGGCCGGGTGGACCTCGGGATGGGCCGGGCCACCGCGGGTCCGGCGATCGACCTGGCGCTGCAGCGCGACCGCCAGCACCCCGCGCAGGCCGATCACCAGCAGCAGGTGCTGGAGACCCTCGCCTGGCTCTACGAGGCGTTTCCACCCGACCACCCCTTTGCCGACAAGCCGCTGGTGCACACGCCGGCGGGCAAGCCGCAGACCTGGCTGCTCGGCTCCAGCCCCAGCGGGTCGGCCCTGGCCGCGGGCCTGGGCATCGGCTACACCTTCGCCGGGTTCATCAACCCCACCGGCGCGGCCCCGGCGCTGCGGCACTACCGCGAGCAGTTCCAGCCGCAGGGCTTCGGCCTGGAGAAGCCGCGGGCCATCCTCGCCGTGAACGTCACGGTGGGGGAGAGCGCCGCGCACGCGCAGCACCTGGTCGGCTCGGCCAAGGGCTACTACGCCCGGCTGCGCACCGTCGGCGGTGGCGCGCTCCTGCCCTCGGCCGAGGAGGCCGCCCGCGAGCTGAGCACCACCGAGAAGGACCAGCCCACCGCGATCGTGGACGGCCGGTGGCCGCAGTTCGTCGCCGGTGACCCCGCGCAGGTGCGCGCCACGCTGGAGCAGATGATGGCCCAGAGCGAGGCGGACGAGGTGATGGTGCAGAACCTCATCGCCGACCCCGCCGACCGGATCCGCTCGCACCAGCTGCTGGCCGAGACCTTCGGCCTGACCCCGCGAAACAGCTGACGTCCCCCTCGGCGTGGTGACGCTGAGTAACGGATGTCCGGATCTACGATCACCAGGTGCTTGCACCGCCGTACTACCTGATCGGCTCCGCCGGATACCCGAACTTCGGTGACGAGCTGATCGCAGCGTCCTGGCTGCGGCACCTCGCCGAGGTGGCCCCGGCGGTGGACGTCTGGCTGGACTGCCCGCAGCCGGGCATGGCGCAGAACCTGTTCGAGGGCCTGCACCCACGGCTGCGCACCACCAACACGCTGTGGCGGGCCGTCGGCGATGCCGCTCACCTGCCGGTGGAGGAGGTCGGGCCGCGGGTGGCGGCGCTGATCCACGGCCTCGGCTCACCGCACTACGACCTGGGTCTGCTGCGGCTGCGCAGCGTCCGGTCGATGCACCTCATCGGCGGTGGCTACGTCAACGGCGTCTGGCCGCACCACGCCGGTCTGGTGGAGGGCATGAAGGCGGTCAAGCAGCTCACCGGTGCTCCGCTGTACGCGACGGGGCAGGGGCTCATGCCCGCGGCCGTCGACGCCGCCCGGGAGCTGTTCGCGGACTTCGACCACGTCACTGTGCGTGACGACGCCAGCGCCCAGGCGCACCACCTGCCACTAGGGCTGGACGACGCCTTCCTCGGCGCGCAGGCGGAGATCGCGCGCCGCCCAGCCCCGCCGGCGGGGCTGTACGTGTGCATCCAGAGCGACATGGCCGACGAGGGACGGTTCGACGAGGTGGTCACGGCCGCTCGTCCCCTCGTCGAGCACGCCGCCCGGCAGGGCAAGGCAGTGCACTACGTGGAGGCCATTCCCGGCGTGGACCGGCTGGCCTACGACCGGCTCGCCGACCTCATCCCGGACGAGCACTTCGTGCCCTTCTCCGACGTGTGGACCCGCGGACTGCCCGTCTCGCCCGAGCAGGAGTGGATCACCACCCGCTTCCACCTGCACCTGCTGGCCTCCGCGGCCGGTGCCCGGGGGGTCGCGGTGCCCATCCGCCACGGCTACTACGACGTCAAGCACCACTCGCTGCGGCGGCTGGGCAGCGGTTGGGGAGTGGCCGACGGTCCCGGCCCGCTGCAGGTGCCGCAGGGGACGGGCAGCCTCGCTGAGGTGCTGCCGGGCCTGGCCGCCCGCAAGCGCGCCGAGGCAGACCTGCTCTACCCGCTGGCCCGCACCCCCGAGGTGCTCAGGGTCTAGCGGGGCGCACGCAGGCCCCGCGCGCGCCGCGCCAGCACATCGGCCGCGCCCCGGCGGCGCCGCGACCGTAGTCTCTTTCGCATGCCGAACGATCTGGTCGGGGCGCCGCTGTCCGAGCCGGCCACTGCCCGCCGCCGTGCCCAGCTCGGGGTGATGGCCTCGGTGGCGTTCACCGTCGTGGTGATCGGCTCCAACATCCCCGCTCCGCTGCTGCCGCTGTACCAGGAGCGCCTCGGGCTGTCCGCGCTCACCACCTCGGCGCTGTTCGTCATGTACTTCGTCGCGCTCATCGCCGTCTTCGTGCTCATGAGCCGCACCCACCTGGCGCGGTTGTCGTGGCTGCTGCTGCCGGTGGCCCTGCTGATCGGGGTGGTGGGCGATGCGCTGCTGTCCGTCGGCGCGGACAGCGTCGGGCTGCTCTTCGCGGGGCGGGCCACGGCCGGCCTGGCGGTGGGGCTGGCGACCGGCTCGGCGGCCACGCTGGCGGTGGTGGGCAAGGGGGAGCGGGGCCGCACCATCGCCGCCAGCGGCGCCATCGCCGGGTCGCTGCTGGGGCTGGTGCTCGCCGCGGTGGTGGGTGACCTGCTGCCGCGCCCCACCGAGCTGATCTACCAGGCGCACGCGGTGCTGCTGGTGCTGGCCGCCACGTCGCTCAGCGTGGTGCTGTGGCGCAACCGCGCCGTGCTCGCCGTGGCGCTGGCGCACCTGCCGGCACCGCAGGACACCGCGTCGGTGCTGCCGCGTCCCCGGCTCGGGCGGCGGGCCGCCGCGGGCTACGTGCTCGGTGCCGCGGGCTGGACCGTCGGGGGCATCGCGCTGGGAGTGTTCCCCTCCGCGCTGCGCTCCGGGTCAGCGAGCGACTCGCTGCTGCTGGGGGTGGTGGCCGGCGTGGTGCTGCTCGCGGCGGCCTGGGCCACGCCGCACCTGCTGCGGGCGCTGGGCCGGGCGTTCACCGCTCCGCAGGCCCTGGCCATCCTGACCGTGGGCACCGTGCTCAGCTGCGCCGGCCTGCTGGCGGACGCGCTGTGGCTGATGATCCTGGGCTGCCTGTTCTGGGGTGCCGCCCAAGGCTTCTGCTACGCCTTCGGCCTGCGCCTGCTCACCCAGGGGCTCTCGCCGGTGATGCAGGGACGGCGCACCTCGGTGTACGCCTCCACCTCCTACGGCTTCTGCGGGGTGCTGGTGCTGTGCATCGGTGGGCTGACCACGGCGTGGAACGTGGACGCCGCGATGGTCTGCGCGACGGTGGCGTTCCTGGGCTGGTGCCTGCTGGCGGCCGTGCTCGGCCACGGGCGGTGGGCGGCGGACGCGGCGCCCGTGGAGGAGCAGGAAGGCCCGTACCTGCCGACGGCGGGCACCGAGGCGCGGTAGCGCCCTGGCACCCGCCGTCGGCGGTGGTCAGTGCTCGATCAGTGGGTCAGTGCTCGATCAGTGGGCAGTGCCTCGGTCTGCTCGACCACCGGCGTCTCAGCCCTCGGGGTGAGCGTGGCGAAGGCCAGCATGGACAGCACGGTGCACACCAGCATGGCCACGGCCATCGGGACCGCGGTGTGCTCCCCGCCGATGCCCACCAGCGGGGTGATGGCCGCAGCCAGGAGGAACTGCACGAAGCCGAGGAACGCCGAGCCGGTGCCGGCGTGCGAGGTGACCTGCGCCAGCGCCAGGGCGGTGGCGTTGGAGAAGATGAAGCCGAGCGAGCCCTGGAAGATCGCGAACAGCACCAGCGTCGGCACGGTGGGCAGCCCGCTCAGGGCGGACACCAGCAGGCCGACGGAGGCCAGCGTCATCACCGTGACGCCACCGACGACCATGCGGCGGTAGGACACCCGGCCGGCCAGCGCCGCAGCGACGCTGCTGGTGAGCACCACCAGCAGGGCGTTGCCACCGAAGACCAGGGAGAACTGGCCCTCGGAGAAGCCCAGCACGTTCTGCACCACGAACGGCGACGCCGAGATGTAGGCGAACAGCGCCGCGAAGGAGAAGCAGAAGGTGAGCAGGTAGCCGACGTAGCTGCGGTTGGCGAGCACCGTGCGCGCGCCCTGGATGACGGACGCGAAGCCACCCGGGTGCCGCTCGCTCGGCGGCAGGGTCTCCTTCGCCAGCGTCACCGCACCGAGCAGCATCAGCGCGGTGAGGGCGCTCAGCGCCCAGAACACCACGCGCCAGCTGGTGCTGGCCACGATTGCTCCACCGGCCAGCGGGGCGACCACGGGCGCGATCACCATGATCACCATCATCACGCCGATCAGCTTGGCCGCGGCGGCGCCCCGCGCGGTGTCGGAGATGATCGCGCGGGCCAGCACCACCCCGGCCGCGCCGCTCAGGCCCTGCACCAGACGGGCGACGGTGAGCAGCTCGACGTTGGGGGCGACCGCGCAGGCGACCGTGGCCACCAGGCACACCACCGAGCCCACCAGCAGCGGCTTGCGGCGCCCGATGGAGTCCGACAGCGGTCCGATCAGCAGCTGCCCCACGCCCATGCCGAGCAGGAACGCGGTGAGGGTCAGCTGGATGCTGGTGGCACTGGTGCCCAGCTCGTCCGCCATCTCGGGAAACGCCGGCAGGTACATGTCGGTGGCGAGCGGGGACACCGCGGTGAGCAGGGCCAGGATGAGGATGAGCGGGGTGGAGACGGGGCTCCGCGGCCGGGTTGGCGCAGAAGTAGGTGGCGCAGCAGAGGTTGACGCAGCCGAGGTTGACGCAGACATGGGTGCCTTCCGGACAAGCAGGAACCACGGGAGCGGAGTCGGCGGGGGCCGGACTCATCACAGGCGCACCGCGGGGGGTGCGCCCGTCGTCGGTCTACAGCGGAACCGAGCCGGGAACACCATGGTAGGTCCGCCGAGTGGGTGTCCGGAAACTCGTCAACGGTGCTGATTCTCACGCCTGCTCGGCTTGAGATCTGCAGTCCTGGTCGCTACCAACGCACCCGCTGACCGGCGTGTGCCGGTGCGGCACGTTCCTTCTCGGGATGGTGTGGCCTACGTTCGGACATCACCACCCACCTCAGGAGGTCCCGTGTCGGACGAGCTGCGACTGGACGGTCAGGTGGCCATCGTCACCGGAGCTGGCGGCGGGCTGGGGGCGGCGCACGCCGTGCTGCTCGCCGAGCGCGGCGCGCGGGTGCTGGTCAACGACCTCGGCACGCCGGGGGTGGCCGGGGACGGCGATCCTGGTGCGGCGGAGCGGGTGGCCGCCGGCATCCGGGCCGCGGGCGGGCAGGCGCTGGCGGACACCCACTCGGTGGCCACCGTCGACGGCGCAGCGGCGATCGTCGACCACGCGCTGCAGGAGTGGGGCCAGGTTGACGTCGTGCTGAACAACGCGGGCATCTTCGGCCGCGGCGCCTTCTCGCCGCCCGAGGTCTACGACGCGGTGCTGTCCACCCACCTGATGGGCACGGTGAACGTGCTGCGGGCGGTGTGGCCGCACTTCCTGGAGCGCGGTTACGGCCGGGTGGTCAACACCGCCTCCTCCTCGTTCCTGGGCACTCCCGGCTCCGGCGACTACGCCGCGGCCAAGGGAGGGGTGATTGGGCTGAGCCGGGTGCTGGCCACCGACAACCGCGACCGCGACATCGCGATCAACGTCCTCATGCCGGTGGCGCACACCCGGATGACCGCGGCCGCGCCGGACCCGGTGTACACCGACTGGCTGCAGCGCTGGTTCGCCCCGGAGAAGGTGGCGGCCTTCGCGCTGCTGCTGTGCCACCGCTCGGTCCCGGTGTCCGGGGAGACGTTCCTGGTGGGGGCGGGGCGGGCGTCCCGGGTGCTGTTCGCGACCACGCGCGGGCACTTCGAGGACGACCCGTCGCCGGAGTCGTTCCGGGACCACTTTGCCGAGGTGATGGCGGGCCACGACCTGCAGACGCCGACCAGCGGGCAGGGCGACCTGATCCGCTACGCCGAGCTGCTGGGCGACCCGGGACCGTTCGCCCCGGCGGTGCCCGGCTGAGCTAGACCTCGGCAGCGCCCTCGATCAGCTCGTTGCCCAGCTCGCGCAGGCGAGCGTGCATGTTGCCCGGCGGCATCTGCTCGGCGATGAGCACGCACTGGTTGCCCAGGCGACGCATCAGGTCCGCGGCCACCGCCGGGTCGGGGGCGTCGCTCTCGAGCTCGCCGCGCAGCTCGGCCAGCATGCCGCCTATCTCCTCCAGGAGCGGTCCCTCGACACCGTCGAGGCGGTTCTGCCACCGCTCGATCTCCAGCACTCCGCCGGCCAGTCCCAGGTCGGTGGGGCCGGCCTTCAGCGCGCTCGTCGTCAGCTCGAGGTCGTGCTCTGCGGGATCGCTCATCTCTCGAGTATGCGCCCGGAGACGGAGTGGCGTCGGGGCCGCGGACGGGGCCAGTGCTAAGGTCCGATCAAGCGCTTGCTCAACAGCAGGAACCGCACCACCCGCACCGCACCAGCCCGGGGCCGCCGGCCCCGGCCGAACCGACGGAGCACACCGCCCTGATGACGACCACAGCAGGCGCACCGGGCCTGGCCACCACGCCCGCCCTCGACGCCGACCACCGGGAGGCCGCCGAGGACCTGGTGCGCGCGGCCCGCGAGGTGATGCTCGCCGTGGCCACCAGCGAGGCCGAGCCCGCCCAGCTGCGCGCGCACGCCGCGCGGCTGCGGGCGGCTGTCGCGGACATGGGGGGCCAGGGCCGCCCCCGGGTGATCCGCGCGCCCTTCCCCGGCCCCGCTGCCGCCAAGGCCGCCGGGCTGGACCAGCCGTGGGCGCTGTTCCGGTACAACCCGCAGGGCATCCCGATCGACGTCTTCTTCGACGGCACGACCGCGCGGGCGACCCTGCGCACCGACGCCCTGCTGGAGGGCCCGCCCGACCACCTGCACGGCGGCTTCAGCGCGCACCTCATGGACTGCATGCTCGGGGTGCTGCTGCAGGCCCAGGGCAAGCTCGTGGTCACCGCCACCCTGGACCTGCGCTACCTGCACCGCACCCCGCTGGACGCCAGCGTCGAGCTGCACGCCCGCATCCTCGACGTCAGCGGCCGCAAGACGGTGGCCGAGGGCTGGATCGAGGTGGACGGGGTGCGCACCGTCGAGGCTCGTGGCCTGTTCATCGAGATCACCCGCGCCGAGCTGGCGGCCAGGTCGGCCGCTGGGAACCGGCTCACCGCACCCGCCGTGGAGGTTTGACGTGGAGACGTTCGCCGAGATCGTTCGGTCCCGAGCAGGCGACCAGGCGGTGGGTCTGCGCTTCGGCGACGAGCAGTGGACCTGGGACCAGGTGGTACAGGAGTCAGCCGACCGCGCGGCGGCGCTCGCCGCGCTGGCCCCGGTGCCTGCGGACCGGCAGGTGCACGTCGGCGTGCTGCTGGAGAACGTCCCGGACTTCGTCTTCTGGCTCGGCGCGGGGGCGCTGGCCGGTGCGGTGGTGGTGGGGATCAACGCCAGCCGCAGCGGGCCCGAGCTCGCCCACGACATCGCCCACGCCGACATCGACGTCATCGTCACCGAGTCCCGGCTCAAGCACCTGGTCACCGGCACCGGTCAGCCGGTGCCCGCCGAGCGGGTGCTGGACGTGGACGACCCCAGCTACCAGCAGCTGCTGGCGCCGCACCGGGGCGCCGCGCTGCCCGAGACGCTGCCCGGCCCGGAGCAGCTGGCGCTGCTGATGTTCAGCTCCGGCTCGACCGGCGCTCCCAAGGCGGTGATCGTCGGGCAGGGCCGTCTCGGTCGCCTCACCGCGGCGCTGGTGGACCGGGTGCGGATGAACCGCTCCACTGTGGCCTACCTGTGCATGCCGCTGTTCCACGGCAACGCGGTGATGCTCAACCTGGCTCCGGCCATGGCCGTCGGCGGCACCGTGGTGCTCACCCGCAAGTTCTCCGCCACCCGCTTCGCCGCCGACATCCACCGCTACGGCGTCACCTTCGTCAACTACGTGGGCCGGGCGCTGTCCTACGTGCTCAACCAGCCGGAGGACCCGCGCGACCGCACCAGCACGCTGCAGCTGGCGTTCGGCACCGAGGCCTCCGAGGTGGACACCGCCCGCTTCCGGGAGCGCTTCGGCTGCGACGTGGTGGAGGGCTACGGGCTCAGCGAGGGGGTCTTCCGCATCGGCAAGACGCCGGACACCCCGACCGGCGCGCTGGGCCTGCCGCAGAACAACGCCGACATCCGCGTCTACGACGAGAACAGCGGGCAGGAGTGCCCCCGTGCGCGCTTCGACGAGTCCGGGCGGTTGCTCAACCCCGAGGCCACCGGACAGATGGTGGCGGTCGGGCTGGCCCACACCTTCGAGGGCTACTACCAGAACCCGGGCGCCATGGCCGACCGCGTCAAGGGAGCGGACTTCTGGTCCGGCGACCTCGCCTACCGCGATGAGGACGGCTACTTCTACTTCGCCGGCCGCTCCTCGGAGTGGCTGCGGGTGGACGGGGAGAACTTCTCCGCCGCACCCGTGGAGCGCATCCTGCAGCGCGTCCCCGGCGTCACGGCGGCGCCGGTGTACGCCGTGCCCGACCCGCGCACCGGCGACCAGGTGATGTGTGCGGTGGAGCTCAGCGCCGGGGCGTCGTTCGACCCGGCGGTCTTCGGCGCCTTCCTGGCCGACCAGCCGGACATGGGCGCCAAGTGGTGGCCCCGTTTCGTCCGGGTGGTCCAGCAGGTGCCGCTGACCGGCAGCAACAAGGTGAACAAGGCGCCGCTGCGGGCGCAGGCGTGGAACACCGCCGACCCCGTCTTCGAGCGGGTGGGGCGCGCCAGCGAGTACGTGCCGCTCGACGACGCCCGGCGCACCCAGCTCGAGGCGGAGTTCCGCGAGCACGGGCGGCTGGCGCTGCTGCCCGCCCCGCTGGAGCAGCAGGTCGGCTGAGCAGCCGCGGGGCCGGGTCAGCCCTGCTGGCCCGGCACCGCGAAGCCGGAGAAGAACAGCGTCGTCATCAGCTCGGCGAACTCCTCCACCGTGTGCCCGCGCCGGTTGGGCCAGTGGTTGGTGGCCCACAGGGTGTCGCGCACCGTGCGGTAGAAGACCTCGGCCGGGATGTCGGTGCGGAAGGTGCCGTCCGCGGCACCGGTCTCGATCGCGGTGAGCCAGTGGGCACGCACGCCGCGGGAGGCGGTGTCGATGGGCTCGAGCAGCCCGTTGTCGCGCAGGTACTGGCGGTCGTTCTGGTAGATCGCGGTGGGGTGCGGGTGCTCGTCGATCACCAGCAGCGTCTCCCGGATCAGCCCGCGGACGGTCTCCGCCGGCGAGCTGGTGCCCCGGTCCACGCGGTCGAAGCGCTCCAGGATGTCGTCCATGAACAGCCGCAGGATCTCGCTGGCGATGGCGTTCTTGGACTTGAAGTAGTGGTAGAGGCTGCCGGAGAACACCCCGGCGGTCTCGCCGATGTCGCGCACTGTCGTCGCG is from Rhodococcus sp. X156 and encodes:
- a CDS encoding PaaI family thioesterase, producing MTTTAGAPGLATTPALDADHREAAEDLVRAAREVMLAVATSEAEPAQLRAHAARLRAAVADMGGQGRPRVIRAPFPGPAAAKAAGLDQPWALFRYNPQGIPIDVFFDGTTARATLRTDALLEGPPDHLHGGFSAHLMDCMLGVLLQAQGKLVVTATLDLRYLHRTPLDASVELHARILDVSGRKTVAEGWIEVDGVRTVEARGLFIEITRAELAARSAAGNRLTAPAVEV
- a CDS encoding polysaccharide pyruvyl transferase family protein — its product is MLAPPYYLIGSAGYPNFGDELIAASWLRHLAEVAPAVDVWLDCPQPGMAQNLFEGLHPRLRTTNTLWRAVGDAAHLPVEEVGPRVAALIHGLGSPHYDLGLLRLRSVRSMHLIGGGYVNGVWPHHAGLVEGMKAVKQLTGAPLYATGQGLMPAAVDAARELFADFDHVTVRDDASAQAHHLPLGLDDAFLGAQAEIARRPAPPAGLYVCIQSDMADEGRFDEVVTAARPLVEHAARQGKAVHYVEAIPGVDRLAYDRLADLIPDEHFVPFSDVWTRGLPVSPEQEWITTRFHLHLLASAAGARGVAVPIRHGYYDVKHHSLRRLGSGWGVADGPGPLQVPQGTGSLAEVLPGLAARKRAEADLLYPLARTPEVLRV
- a CDS encoding multidrug effflux MFS transporter, with the translated sequence MSASTSAASTSAAPPTSAPTRPRSPVSTPLILILALLTAVSPLATDMYLPAFPEMADELGTSATSIQLTLTAFLLGMGVGQLLIGPLSDSIGRRKPLLVGSVVCLVATVACAVAPNVELLTVARLVQGLSGAAGVVLARAIISDTARGAAAAKLIGVMMVIMVIAPVVAPLAGGAIVASTSWRVVFWALSALTALMLLGAVTLAKETLPPSERHPGGFASVIQGARTVLANRSYVGYLLTFCFSFAALFAYISASPFVVQNVLGFSEGQFSLVFGGNALLVVLTSSVAAALAGRVSYRRMVVGGVTVMTLASVGLLVSALSGLPTVPTLVLFAIFQGSLGFIFSNATALALAQVTSHAGTGSAFLGFVQFLLAAAITPLVGIGGEHTAVPMAVAMLVCTVLSMLAFATLTPRAETPVVEQTEALPTDRALTH
- a CDS encoding MsnO8 family LLM class oxidoreductase, with translation MKLSIVDLGTVAPGTTEQDGIADSLAIARHADAAGFHRIWFAEHHLSRMGASHHPELLIAAAGMQTRGIRIGSGAVLMNHYSPFKVAEMFAQLAAMFPGRVDLGMGRATAGPAIDLALQRDRQHPAQADHQQQVLETLAWLYEAFPPDHPFADKPLVHTPAGKPQTWLLGSSPSGSALAAGLGIGYTFAGFINPTGAAPALRHYREQFQPQGFGLEKPRAILAVNVTVGESAAHAQHLVGSAKGYYARLRTVGGGALLPSAEEAARELSTTEKDQPTAIVDGRWPQFVAGDPAQVRATLEQMMAQSEADEVMVQNLIADPADRIRSHQLLAETFGLTPRNS
- a CDS encoding TetR/AcrR family transcriptional regulator, whose amino-acid sequence is MAATPDRRAMILSSSAELFAEKGIAATTVRDIGETAGVFSGSLYHYFKSKNAIASEILRLFMDDILERFDRVDRGTSSPAETVRGLIRETLLVIDEHPHPTAIYQNDRQYLRDNGLLEPIDTASRGVRAHWLTAIETGAADGTFRTDIPAEVFYRTVRDTLWATNHWPNRRGHTVEEFAELMTTLFFSGFAVPGQQG
- a CDS encoding SDR family NAD(P)-dependent oxidoreductase: MSDELRLDGQVAIVTGAGGGLGAAHAVLLAERGARVLVNDLGTPGVAGDGDPGAAERVAAGIRAAGGQALADTHSVATVDGAAAIVDHALQEWGQVDVVLNNAGIFGRGAFSPPEVYDAVLSTHLMGTVNVLRAVWPHFLERGYGRVVNTASSSFLGTPGSGDYAAAKGGVIGLSRVLATDNRDRDIAINVLMPVAHTRMTAAAPDPVYTDWLQRWFAPEKVAAFALLLCHRSVPVSGETFLVGAGRASRVLFATTRGHFEDDPSPESFRDHFAEVMAGHDLQTPTSGQGDLIRYAELLGDPGPFAPAVPG
- a CDS encoding MFS transporter; this translates as MPNDLVGAPLSEPATARRRAQLGVMASVAFTVVVIGSNIPAPLLPLYQERLGLSALTTSALFVMYFVALIAVFVLMSRTHLARLSWLLLPVALLIGVVGDALLSVGADSVGLLFAGRATAGLAVGLATGSAATLAVVGKGERGRTIAASGAIAGSLLGLVLAAVVGDLLPRPTELIYQAHAVLLVLAATSLSVVLWRNRAVLAVALAHLPAPQDTASVLPRPRLGRRAAAGYVLGAAGWTVGGIALGVFPSALRSGSASDSLLLGVVAGVVLLAAAWATPHLLRALGRAFTAPQALAILTVGTVLSCAGLLADALWLMILGCLFWGAAQGFCYAFGLRLLTQGLSPVMQGRRTSVYASTSYGFCGVLVLCIGGLTTAWNVDAAMVCATVAFLGWCLLAAVLGHGRWAADAAPVEEQEGPYLPTAGTEAR
- a CDS encoding AMP-binding protein; translation: METFAEIVRSRAGDQAVGLRFGDEQWTWDQVVQESADRAAALAALAPVPADRQVHVGVLLENVPDFVFWLGAGALAGAVVVGINASRSGPELAHDIAHADIDVIVTESRLKHLVTGTGQPVPAERVLDVDDPSYQQLLAPHRGAALPETLPGPEQLALLMFSSGSTGAPKAVIVGQGRLGRLTAALVDRVRMNRSTVAYLCMPLFHGNAVMLNLAPAMAVGGTVVLTRKFSATRFAADIHRYGVTFVNYVGRALSYVLNQPEDPRDRTSTLQLAFGTEASEVDTARFRERFGCDVVEGYGLSEGVFRIGKTPDTPTGALGLPQNNADIRVYDENSGQECPRARFDESGRLLNPEATGQMVAVGLAHTFEGYYQNPGAMADRVKGADFWSGDLAYRDEDGYFYFAGRSSEWLRVDGENFSAAPVERILQRVPGVTAAPVYAVPDPRTGDQVMCAVELSAGASFDPAVFGAFLADQPDMGAKWWPRFVRVVQQVPLTGSNKVNKAPLRAQAWNTADPVFERVGRASEYVPLDDARRTQLEAEFREHGRLALLPAPLEQQVG